From the genome of Aquila chrysaetos chrysaetos chromosome 12, bAquChr1.4, whole genome shotgun sequence, one region includes:
- the IER5 gene encoding immediate early response gene 5 protein — MEFKLEAHRIVSISLGKIYSARGQRGGLKLHKNLLVSLVLRSARQVYLSEPGCPPEPPPAACGPPEEEPPPCGTAWAAGEPPPPQDEAARGGPRLPGADCEGPRPRRCCCGCSCCCCAAAAGGGEANRADCATAGAAAPPPPHCPRKRSAGERGQAGSPVKKPRREVEEPPPPGEQEDMETGNVASLISIFGSSFSGLLSKEPKGRRRAPLDSGEAPTTTSPSPAEAAAEPGQICCDEPVLRTLNPWSTAIVAF, encoded by the coding sequence ATGGAGTTCAAGCTGGAGGCGCACCGCATCGTCAGCATCTCGCTGGGCAAGATCTACAGCGCGCGGGGCCAGCGCGGCGGCCTCAAGCTCCACAAGAACCTCCTGGTGTCGCTGGTGCTGCGCAGCGCCCGGCAAGTCTACCTGAGCGAGCCGGGCTGCCCGCCCgagccgccccccgccgcctgcGGGCCCCCCGAGGAGGAGCCGCCGCCCTGCGGCACCGCCTGGGCGGCCGGCGAGCCGCCGCCCCCGCAGGACGAGGCGGCTAGGGGCGGCCCGCGGCTGCCCGGCGCGGACTGCGAGGGCCCCCGGCCGCGGCGCTGTTGCTgcggctgcagctgctgctgctgcgcggcggcggcggggggaggcgaGGCGAACCGCGCGGACTGCGCCaccgccggggccgcggcgcccccgccgccccacTGTCCCCGGAAGCGGAGCGCCGGCGAGCGGGGCCAGGCGGGTTCCCCGGTGAAGAAGCCCCGTCGCGAGGtggaggagccgccgccgccgggcgaGCAGGAGGACATGGAGACGGGCAACGTGGCCAGCCTCATCAGCATCTTCGGCTCCAGCTTCTCGGGACTGCTCAGCAAGGAGCCCaagggccggcggcgggcgcccCTTGACAGCGGCGAGGCGCCGACGACGACGTCGCCGTCGCCCGCCGAGGCGGCGGCCGAGCCGGGACAGATCTGCTGCGACGAGCCGGTGCTGCGGACCCTCAACCCCTGGAGCACGGCCATCGTGGCCTTCTGA